In one window of Nicotiana tabacum cultivar K326 chromosome 12, ASM71507v2, whole genome shotgun sequence DNA:
- the LOC107774808 gene encoding branched-chain-amino-acid aminotransferase 2, chloroplastic isoform X2 yields the protein MASNHIVSSSQSALNSHSSSPSPTSLQPSTYREYEPEEIDWDNLGFKVMPTDYMFIAKSCLDGNFEAGQLNPFGNIQLSPSAGILNYGQGLIEGTKAYRREDGRIYVFRPQDSAIRMQIGAERLCMPFPSVDQFVDAVKQTALANKRWIPPAGKGSLYIRPLLMGSGAVLGVAPAPEYTFLVYSCPVGIYLKDGTGALSLYVEEEFHRSALGGAGGIKSITNYAPVMKAMRNAKGKGFTDVLYLDSVNNKYIEEASSSNIFLVKGKVISTPKANGTILEGVTKKSVIDIAHDLGYQVEERMIEAEELITADEVFCTGTALGVAAVGSVTYKGKRIEYKISSETISQQLNSRLVGIQRGTIEDKRNWIVEVK from the exons ATGGCTTCTAACCATATTGTCTCTTCCTCTCAATCTGCTCTCAATTCCCACTCCTCTTCACCATCTCCAACTTCTTTACAACCTTCTACTTACAG GGAATATGAGCCTGAGGAGATTGATTGGGATAATTTGGGATTCAAGGTTATGCCAACTGATTATATGTTTATAGCCAAAAGCTGTTTGGATGGAAATTTTGAAGCAGGCCAACTAAATCCTTTTGGAAATATTCAATTGAGCCCCTCTGCTGGAATCTTGAACTATGGACAg GGTTTAATTGAAGGCACAAAAGCCTATAGAAGAGAAGACGGACGCATTTATGTATTCCGTCCGCAAGATAGCGCAATTCGAATGCAGATTGGCGCTGAAAGATTGTGTATGCCTTTTCCATCTGTAGACCAATTTGTGGATGCTGTTAAGCAAACAGCTTTGGCCAATAAACGTTGG ATTCCTCCAGCCGGGAAAGGGTCACTTTATATTAGACCTCTGCTTATGGGAAGTGGAGCTGTACTTGGAGTTGCTCCTGCACCTGAATACACATTCCTTGTCTATTCTTGTCCTGTTGGAATCTATTTGAAG GATGGAACAGGAGCACTCTCTTTATATGTTGAGGAAGAATTTCATCGTTCAGCCTTGGGTGGAGCTGGTGGAATCAAAAGCATTACTAATTATGCCCCG GTGATGAAAGCCATGAGAAATGCAAAAGGGAAAGGATTCACTGATGTATTATACCTTGattcagtaaataacaaataTATTGAAGAGGCCTCTTCCTCTAATATTTTTCTAGTCAAG GGAAAAGTCATTTCAACTCCGAAGGCAAACGGAACCATTCTTGAAGGAGTTACGAAGAAAAGTGTCATAGATATTGCACATGATCTTGGATACCAG GTTGAAGAACGCATGATTGAAGCAGAGGAATTGATTACAGCTGATGAAGTATTCTGTACAGGAACTGCACTTGGTGTTGCTGCTGTAGGAAGTGTTACTTACAAGGGTAAACG GATTGAATATAAGATAAGTTCAGAAACGATAAGCCAGCAATTGAACTCGAGGCTAGTGGGGATTCAAAGAGGCACTATTGAGGATAAGAGGAATTGGATTGTTGAGGTTAAATAA
- the LOC107774808 gene encoding branched-chain-amino-acid aminotransferase 2, chloroplastic isoform X3, whose protein sequence is MASNHIVSSSQSALNSHSSSPSPTSLQPSTYREYEPEEIDWDNLGFKVMPTDYMFIAKSCLDGNFEAGQLNPFGNIQLSPSAGILNYGQGLIEGTKAYRREDGRIYVFRPQDSAIRMQIGAERLCMPFPSVDQFVDAVKQTALANKRWQIPPAGKGSLYIRPLLMGSGAVLGVAPAPEYTFLVYSCPVGIYLKDGTGALSLYVEEEFHRSALGGAGGIKSITNYAPVMKAMRNAKGKGFTDVLYLDSVNNKYIEEASSSNIFLVKVEERMIEAEELITADEVFCTGTALGVAAVGSVTYKGKRIEYKISSETISQQLNSRLVGIQRGTIEDKRNWIVEVK, encoded by the exons ATGGCTTCTAACCATATTGTCTCTTCCTCTCAATCTGCTCTCAATTCCCACTCCTCTTCACCATCTCCAACTTCTTTACAACCTTCTACTTACAG GGAATATGAGCCTGAGGAGATTGATTGGGATAATTTGGGATTCAAGGTTATGCCAACTGATTATATGTTTATAGCCAAAAGCTGTTTGGATGGAAATTTTGAAGCAGGCCAACTAAATCCTTTTGGAAATATTCAATTGAGCCCCTCTGCTGGAATCTTGAACTATGGACAg GGTTTAATTGAAGGCACAAAAGCCTATAGAAGAGAAGACGGACGCATTTATGTATTCCGTCCGCAAGATAGCGCAATTCGAATGCAGATTGGCGCTGAAAGATTGTGTATGCCTTTTCCATCTGTAGACCAATTTGTGGATGCTGTTAAGCAAACAGCTTTGGCCAATAAACGTTGG CAGATTCCTCCAGCCGGGAAAGGGTCACTTTATATTAGACCTCTGCTTATGGGAAGTGGAGCTGTACTTGGAGTTGCTCCTGCACCTGAATACACATTCCTTGTCTATTCTTGTCCTGTTGGAATCTATTTGAAG GATGGAACAGGAGCACTCTCTTTATATGTTGAGGAAGAATTTCATCGTTCAGCCTTGGGTGGAGCTGGTGGAATCAAAAGCATTACTAATTATGCCCCG GTGATGAAAGCCATGAGAAATGCAAAAGGGAAAGGATTCACTGATGTATTATACCTTGattcagtaaataacaaataTATTGAAGAGGCCTCTTCCTCTAATATTTTTCTAGTCAAG GTTGAAGAACGCATGATTGAAGCAGAGGAATTGATTACAGCTGATGAAGTATTCTGTACAGGAACTGCACTTGGTGTTGCTGCTGTAGGAAGTGTTACTTACAAGGGTAAACG GATTGAATATAAGATAAGTTCAGAAACGATAAGCCAGCAATTGAACTCGAGGCTAGTGGGGATTCAAAGAGGCACTATTGAGGATAAGAGGAATTGGATTGTTGAGGTTAAATAA
- the LOC107774808 gene encoding branched-chain-amino-acid aminotransferase 2, chloroplastic isoform X1 — MASNHIVSSSQSALNSHSSSPSPTSLQPSTYREYEPEEIDWDNLGFKVMPTDYMFIAKSCLDGNFEAGQLNPFGNIQLSPSAGILNYGQGLIEGTKAYRREDGRIYVFRPQDSAIRMQIGAERLCMPFPSVDQFVDAVKQTALANKRWQIPPAGKGSLYIRPLLMGSGAVLGVAPAPEYTFLVYSCPVGIYLKDGTGALSLYVEEEFHRSALGGAGGIKSITNYAPVMKAMRNAKGKGFTDVLYLDSVNNKYIEEASSSNIFLVKGKVISTPKANGTILEGVTKKSVIDIAHDLGYQVEERMIEAEELITADEVFCTGTALGVAAVGSVTYKGKRIEYKISSETISQQLNSRLVGIQRGTIEDKRNWIVEVK, encoded by the exons ATGGCTTCTAACCATATTGTCTCTTCCTCTCAATCTGCTCTCAATTCCCACTCCTCTTCACCATCTCCAACTTCTTTACAACCTTCTACTTACAG GGAATATGAGCCTGAGGAGATTGATTGGGATAATTTGGGATTCAAGGTTATGCCAACTGATTATATGTTTATAGCCAAAAGCTGTTTGGATGGAAATTTTGAAGCAGGCCAACTAAATCCTTTTGGAAATATTCAATTGAGCCCCTCTGCTGGAATCTTGAACTATGGACAg GGTTTAATTGAAGGCACAAAAGCCTATAGAAGAGAAGACGGACGCATTTATGTATTCCGTCCGCAAGATAGCGCAATTCGAATGCAGATTGGCGCTGAAAGATTGTGTATGCCTTTTCCATCTGTAGACCAATTTGTGGATGCTGTTAAGCAAACAGCTTTGGCCAATAAACGTTGG CAGATTCCTCCAGCCGGGAAAGGGTCACTTTATATTAGACCTCTGCTTATGGGAAGTGGAGCTGTACTTGGAGTTGCTCCTGCACCTGAATACACATTCCTTGTCTATTCTTGTCCTGTTGGAATCTATTTGAAG GATGGAACAGGAGCACTCTCTTTATATGTTGAGGAAGAATTTCATCGTTCAGCCTTGGGTGGAGCTGGTGGAATCAAAAGCATTACTAATTATGCCCCG GTGATGAAAGCCATGAGAAATGCAAAAGGGAAAGGATTCACTGATGTATTATACCTTGattcagtaaataacaaataTATTGAAGAGGCCTCTTCCTCTAATATTTTTCTAGTCAAG GGAAAAGTCATTTCAACTCCGAAGGCAAACGGAACCATTCTTGAAGGAGTTACGAAGAAAAGTGTCATAGATATTGCACATGATCTTGGATACCAG GTTGAAGAACGCATGATTGAAGCAGAGGAATTGATTACAGCTGATGAAGTATTCTGTACAGGAACTGCACTTGGTGTTGCTGCTGTAGGAAGTGTTACTTACAAGGGTAAACG GATTGAATATAAGATAAGTTCAGAAACGATAAGCCAGCAATTGAACTCGAGGCTAGTGGGGATTCAAAGAGGCACTATTGAGGATAAGAGGAATTGGATTGTTGAGGTTAAATAA